Part of the Bacillus andreraoultii genome is shown below.
TACATTAGGATACAGTAAGGCGCAAATTGAACAGGTTGATAAATCTTGGTCAGAACGTATTGCTGAGTTTGTAACAAATCCATTTATCATTCCAATATTATTATCAATTGGTAGCTTAGGCTTAATCCTTGAACTATACTCTCCAGGATTTGGCTTACCAGGGATTGCAGGTCTTTCATCTTTATTACTATTTTTTTACGGACATTATATTGCTGGTTTAGCAGGATATGAATCGCTTATTTTATTCATATTAGGTATAATATTAATTGTCGTGGAATTATTTGTACCTGGAGGAATTCTCGGTTTTCTTGGTTTAGGTAGTATCCTCATGTCAATTATATTTGCTGGGGAAAATGTTGTATTTATGACGATTAGTTTATTTATTGCTATAGTAGTAGCAATTACAGCGATGGTGATTTTAGTGAAATTTTTTGGAAAGAAAAACAGATTATTTGGCAAGATTGTTCTACGTGACTCCACAAGTTCAGAACAAGGCTATGTTTCAAACTCTTCACGAACAGATCTACTGAATAAAGAGGGAATAACATTAACACCTCTTCGTCCTTCAGGAACAATTATTATCGAAAATGAGCGGGTCGATGCAGTGACAGAGGGTGGTTTTATCGACACGAATGTAAAAGTGATTGTTGTGAAAGTAGAAGGTGTTCGAGTAGTTGTTCGGGAGTTAAAGGATTAACCGTATGAAATAATAAGATTTATAAGGAGATGAAGTAAATGGGACCCATTAATTTATTTGGACTGATTTTGATTGCAGTCATTATCTTATTTGTTGTATTACTATTATCATTTATTCCAGTTGCACTCTGGATATCCGCTTTAGCTGCTGGGGTTAAAGTTAGTATTCTCACACTAATTGGTATGCGTCTACGGAGAGTTATTCCGGGTCGTATTGTTAACCCGTTAATTAAAGCACATAAAGCAGGCTTACCTGTTGGAATTAACCAATTGGAAAGTCATTATCTCGCAGGTGGTAATGTAGACCGTGTTGTTAATGCCCTTATTGCTGCTCAACGGGCAAATATTGATTTAACATTTGAACGATGTGCAGCTATTGATTTAGCAGGCCGTGATGTACTAGAAGCCGTTCAAATGAGTGTTAATCCAAAAGTGATTGAAACACCATTTATATCAGGGGTAGCTTTAAACGGAATTGAAGTAAAGGCGAAAGCACGGATAACTGTCCGCGCAAATATTGACCGTCTTGTTGGTGGTGCTGGTGAAGAAACCGTTATTGCCCGTGTTGGGGAAGGAATTGTTTCAACAATCGGTTCTTCTGTAGATCATAAAGCTGTTTTAGAACATCCTGATTTAATCTCACAAACGGTTTTGAAAAAAGGTCTAGATGCAGGTACAGCCTTTGAAATTTTATCCATTGATATTGCAGATGTCGATGTTGGTAAAAACATTGGTGCAATCTTACAAACCGACCAAGCTGAAGCTGATAAGAAAATTGCCCAAGCAAAAGCAGAAGAACGACGTGCCTTGGCTGTTGCTGCTGAACAAGAAATGGTTGCACGCGTACAAGAGATGAGAGCGAAAGTTGTGGAAGCAGAATCAGAAGTACCACTTGCCTTAGCAGAAGCTCTGAAAACAGGTAACCTTGGTGTTATGGACTATATGAATTATAGAAATATTATGGCTGATACGGATATGAGACAATCTATTAGTAAAGCGACAAACAATGACACAAAAGAACAAGACCATAAGTAAGGAAAAATAAAGGGGGGACTCCCTCGTGATTGATTACTTGTTAAATAATATTCCGTTATTAATCGTTATACTTGGAGGTATTTTTTCACTTCTTGGTAGACAAGAAGATAAGAAAAAAACGGTTAACAAACCAGTGCAATCAGCGCGACCAAAAGAGGATGAAGAAATAGAATATCAGACTTCTCGGACAGAACAACAACCAAAAAGTGAAAATCCGTTTGAAATATTAAAGCGTGAATTTGAAAAACAGTTGAAAACAGAAGTAGAGAAGCATAAACCAGAATTTAATAAGAATCAGCAAGTTATTAAACCAGAAGTAATTGAAAAAGCAAACATTGAAGAGAAACAAGAGCCATTACCATCGAGACAACAACAGTTAACTATGGAAATGGAAAAGTTAGAACAAGAATTAGAAAAGAAAAAAGCAGTTTCAACTGTGGTTTTACCTAAATTAACTAGTGAAAAAGTTGTTGAAGGTATTATTTGGTCTGAAGTACTAGGCCCACCAAGAGCAAAAAAACCATATCGGTGAAAAATTCAGGATAATACTTAAAACGAAAAAATGAAAAAAAGTGCTAATACCCCCTTTTCGTTCATAAATATGAATGAAAGGGGGTTCTTTTATGGCCAAAAACTGGAGGCAGAAACTTCAAAGATGGATCACAAATCAACTGGATCTCCCAGAAGATGTCATGATGGATTTTCCCCGGATTACGATGGTCGGGCAAATCCATATTTATATTGAAAATCATAAAGGGTTACTCTCCTTTTCAGATAAAGAAATTCGTATCATGTTAAGTCAAGGCCAATTACTTATTAAAGGAAAAGAATTTGTTATTAAAACAATTTTACCTGAAGAGTTACTGCTTGAAGGGAAAATCGAGCAAGTACTATTTCTACCAGAATAATAGGGATCGACTAGATTACGAATGATTTTTGAGTGGGGGAGCATATTCCCCGCTTTACGAGTATAGTTCATGATGAAATGCAAGTGGGGTGGAGAAATGAAAAATCTTTGGTTAGGAAAAGTAGCTGGCCATATTACGGTGAAAATTGAGGGGAAAGGCTTAGAACGATTGATTAATAAACTTATTCGAGAAAAAGTAAGAATTTGGAATGTGAAACGGCATAATGAGGAATTAATCACATTTCAAATGTTTATAAAAGACGTCACTTATTTACGAGAAGCCGTCCATTACCATAGAGTAAAAGTACGGTTTATAAAGAAGGCTGGCTTGCCATTTTACATAAAAAGAATGAAGAAAAATACGGGATTCTTTATAGGAGCTGTAATAGCAATGGCTATGATCCTTATATTAT
Proteins encoded:
- the floA gene encoding flotillin-like protein FloA (flotillin-like protein involved in membrane lipid rafts) — its product is MGPINLFGLILIAVIILFVVLLLSFIPVALWISALAAGVKVSILTLIGMRLRRVIPGRIVNPLIKAHKAGLPVGINQLESHYLAGGNVDRVVNALIAAQRANIDLTFERCAAIDLAGRDVLEAVQMSVNPKVIETPFISGVALNGIEVKAKARITVRANIDRLVGGAGEETVIARVGEGIVSTIGSSVDHKAVLEHPDLISQTVLKKGLDAGTAFEILSIDIADVDVGKNIGAILQTDQAEADKKIAQAKAEERRALAVAAEQEMVARVQEMRAKVVEAESEVPLALAEALKTGNLGVMDYMNYRNIMADTDMRQSISKATNNDTKEQDHK
- a CDS encoding NfeD family protein, with the translated sequence MKKRYVNIFFFILLLPLIFFFIPFQEASAKNSPITYAKVDSEVTKGLTEFIGRAISIAEDNGSESIIFELHTPGGAVDAASDIAKLLRNTDVKTIAFINNEALSAGAYIALNMDEIYMVPNATMGAAAVITQDGNAADKKAQSYWLAAMKSAAEQSGRDPIYAMAMADDSINLPKYDAPKGKLLTLTASQSLEVGYAEGVVKSKDELLNTLGYSKAQIEQVDKSWSERIAEFVTNPFIIPILLSIGSLGLILELYSPGFGLPGIAGLSSLLLFFYGHYIAGLAGYESLILFILGIILIVVELFVPGGILGFLGLGSILMSIIFAGENVVFMTISLFIAIVVAITAMVILVKFFGKKNRLFGKIVLRDSTSSEQGYVSNSSRTDLLNKEGITLTPLRPSGTIIIENERVDAVTEGGFIDTNVKVIVVKVEGVRVVVRELKD
- the yqfC gene encoding sporulation protein YqfC, translated to MAKNWRQKLQRWITNQLDLPEDVMMDFPRITMVGQIHIYIENHKGLLSFSDKEIRIMLSQGQLLIKGKEFVIKTILPEELLLEGKIEQVLFLPE